The window GGCCTACACGCGCGTTGTCCGCGAATGGGATCGCGACGCCGGCGACTGGGTCGATATATCGCTGACCGACGAACCCCTCAAGAAGGGCGACCGGGTCATCGCCTTCGTCAACAGCATGGGCGGTACGCCCGTCTCCGAGCTATACGCCGTCTATCGCAAGCTCGATGAAGTGTGTAAAGCCCACGGCATCGAGATCGCCCGCAATCTGATCGGCCCCTACATTACCTCGCTGGAAATGGCCGGCATGTCGATCACCCTGCTGAAGGCCGACGACGAAATCCTGAAATTCTGGGACGCGCCGGTGAAGACGCCGGGCTTGCGGTGGGGCGTCTAAACAATGGTAACGAAAGAGCAAATCGTCCGCTGGCTGGAGCTAACGACGGCCGTGCTGAGCGACAACCGGGATTATCTGACCCAACTCGACGCGGCCATCGGCGATGCCGACCACGGCACCAATATGGATCGCGGCTTCCAGAAAGTGGCCGAGAAGCTGCCGACCGTGGCCGATAAGGACATCGGCAACATTCTGAAGACGGTGGGGATGACCCTGATCTCCAGCGTGGGCGGGGCCAGTGGCCCGCTCTATGGCACGTTCTTCCAGCGCGGCGGCATGGCCGCCGACGCCAAGGAAGAGTTGAGCGACGACGACCTGGTGACCACGCTACAGGGCGCGGTGGACGGCGTGCAGGCGCGCGGCCGGGCCCAGCCCGGCGACAAGACCATGATGGACGCCCTGCTACCGGCGATGGTCGCCCTGCGAGCGGCCGTGGCCGAGGGCCGGGGCAGCGCCGCCGCCGTGGCCGCCGCCGTGGCCGCCGCCGAACAGGGCATGAAGGACACCATCCCGTTGCAGGCCCGCAAGGGGCGCGCCAGCTATCTGGGCGAGCGCAGCATCGGCCATCAGGACCCCGGCGCGACGTCGTCTTATCTGATATTGAATGCCTTGTTGGAGGCAATTGGGGAGTAACAGTGGGCAGTGGGTAGTGGGTAGTGGGTAGTGCTCAGTCAGAAACTGACCACTGACCACTGACCACTAAGCACTATCCACTGACCACTAATTAGCAAAGGAGAATTCACAATGGCGGATTACGTTGCAGCAGTCGATCAGGGTACCACCAGTACCCGGTGCATGATTTTCAACCATCACGGTTTGCCGGTCGGCATTCACCAGATGGAGCACAAGCAAATCTATCCCCAGGCCGGTTGGGTCGAGCACGATCCGATGGAGATCTGGGCCAGGACGCAGGACGTCATCAAGGGCGCGCTGAAGAACGCCGGCATCACGGCCAAGGACATCGCCGCCGTCGGCATCACCAACCAGCGCGAGACCACTGTCGTCTGGGACAAGAAGACGGGGCAGCCCTACTACAACGCCATCGTCTGGCAAGACACGCGCACCGACAAGCTCATCAAGGATTTCGAGGGCAACGTCGGCCAGAACCGCTTCCGCGATAAGGTCGGGTTGCCGCTGGCGACCTACTTCTCCGGCCCCAAGGTGCGCTGGATTCTGGATAACGTGCCCGAGGCCAAGGCCGCCGCCGAGCGCGGCGACGCTGTCTTCGGCAACATCGACACCTGGGTCATCTGGAATCTGACCGGCGGCGTCGACGGCGGCGCGCACGTCACCGACGTATCCAACGCCAGCCGCACGATGTTGATGAACCTCAAGACGCTGGATTGGGACGCCGACATCGCCCAGATCATGGGCGTGCCCCTCAGCATGCTGCCCAAGGTCATGCCCTCCTCGGCCGTCTATGGTCATACGCGGGAAAACGGCCCGTTCGGCGGCCGTATCCCCGTCAGCGGCGACCTGGGCGACCAGCAGGCGGCCACCGTGGGCCAGGCGGCCCTCAGCCCCGGCGAGGCCAAGAACACCTACGGCACCGGCTGCTTCATGATCATGAACACCGGCACCGAGATCGTGCCGTCGAAGAACGGCCTGCTGACCACCCTGTGCTACAAGTTCGGCGACAAGCCGGCCGTGTATGCCCTGGAAGGCTCCATCGCCATCACCGGCGCGCTGGTGCAGTGGCTGCGTGACAACCTGAACTTCTTCGACTACAGCCCGCACATCGAGGATTACGCCAAGTCCGTGGAGGATAACGGCGGCGTCTACTTCGTGCCCGCTTTCTCCGGCCTGTTTGCGCCCTATTGGAAGTCCGACGCCCGCGGGGCCATCGTCGGCCTGACGCGCTACGTCAACAAGGGCCACATCGCCCGCGCCGCGCTGGAGGCCACCGCCTATCAGACCCGCGAGGTGCTGGACGCCATGAACGCCGACTCCGGCGTGCCGTTGACGGCGTTGAAGGTCGATGGCGGCATGGTCTACAACGACACCCTGATGCAGTTCCAGGCCGACGTGCTCGGCGTGCCGGTCATTCGGCCGCAGGTGGCCGAGACGACAGCCCTGGGCGCGGCCTATGCCGCCGGTCTGGCCGTCGGCTTCTGGAAGAGCGAGGACGACATCCGCGAGAACTGGGCCATGGCCAAGACGTGGGAACCCGACCCCGACAGCAAGGCCGGCACCGAGAACTACCGGATGTGGAAGAAGGCCGTCACCCGCACCTTCGATTGGGTAGAGCACTGAGCTTGAGCCGGCTGCCGCAAAGGCCGGCCGCGGTTAACCTGCCGACGTAGTAGTTCAGGGATCGGGCAGTGGGCGGCCACCGCCTGATCCCTGAATGGTTATTGGGAGAGCAACGAGGACACGATGGCGTCATTTCATGCAGTCATCATCGGCGGCGGCGGGACGGGGGCGGCCGTGGCCCACGACCTGACCCTGCGCGGCTACAAGGTCACGCTGGTCGAGCGCGGCGAGGTCACGTCGGGCACGACCGGCCGCCACCACGGCCTGCTCCACAGCGGCGCGCGCTATGCCGTGAACGACAAGGAGTCGGCCGTCGAGTGCATCGAGGAGAATATGATCCTGCGCCGGATCGCGCCCGGCTCATTTGAACTCAACGACGGCTTATTTATTGCCCTGACCGAGGAAGAGGCCGCCTATAGCCACGAATTCATCGAGGCCTGCCATGAGTGCGGCATTCCCGCCCGCCGCCTGACGGCCCGCGAAGTGCTGGAGCGCGAGCCGAACGTCAACCCCAAAGTCCTCATGGGCGTCCAGGTTCCCGACGCCACGATGGACGCCATGCGCATGCCCCTGCGCTTCTTCGCCACGGCCCAGCACGCCGGGGCGACGATTAAGCCCTATACCGAGGTGGTCGATTTCATCAAGCGCGGCAACGCCGTCAGCGCCATCCGCGTGCGCGACCACACGACGAATAAGGAGTACGAGATCGGCGGCGACATTTTCATCAGCGCCGCCGGGGCGTGGAGCGGGCGGGTGGGGGATATGGTCGGCGTCGATGTGCCCATCCGGCCGTCGCCGGGCGTGATGCTGGCCGTGCGCGGCCGGCTGTGCAATATGGTCGTCAACCGGCTGCACAAATCCGGCGACGGCGACATCATCGTGCCCCAGCGCGCCCTGTCGGTCATCGGCACCAGTTCGTGGGTCGTGGAAGACCCCGATAATCTGGGCCTGCCGCAAGACCACATCGACATGATGATCAAGTACGGCTCCGAATTGGTGCCGGGGGTGCGCACGGCCCCCTTCCGCGCGGCCTGGTCGGCGGCCCGGCCGCTCATCGGCCCGCGCGGGGCCGACACCGGCCGCGAATTGAGCCGCACGTTCAAATGTTTCGACCACGCCGACGAAGGCGTGGAGGGCTTCGTCACCATCACCGGCGGCAAGGCGACGACCCTGCGCGGCATGGCTGAGACGACGGCCAATGTCGTCTGCCGGAAGATGGGATACGAGGCGCCCTGCGGCACGCGCGATTTCGTGTTGCTGCCGCATACGGCCTATTATGCCTGAGCGCGGGCGAGTAGTGGGGCAGTATTCAGTGGTCTTAGAGAGGACTCATGGCCGAACAGTTAATCGATTTCAAGGTCTTTCGTTATAAGCAGGGCCAGGCCGAGCCGACGTACCAGACCTTTCGCACGCCGTGCGACGAGAACACCACCGTGCTGGTGGCCTTGCAGGACATTCGCCGCGATCAGGACAGCTCGCTCATCCTGCGCCATTCCTGCCACCACGCCAGTTGCGGCACGTGCGGGCTGCGCATCAACGGCCGCGAGGAATTGGGCTGCGTGGTCAAGGTGCTGGAGTTGGGCACAGCGACGGTCACGGTGGAGCCGATGCGCAACATGCCGGTCATCAGCGATCTGGTGGTCAACATGGCCCCGTTCTACGACCGCTTCAACCGCGCCGGACTGCCCTTCATCCGCGAGAGCGAATATCTGGACGAGGCCGAGGTGGCCGAGGGGCTGGAGAGCTATTCGCGCTGCGAGAACTGCATCGAGTGTAATTTGTGCGTCTCGGCCTGCCCCATCATGGGCAGCGATGAGTTGTATCTCGGCCCGGCCACGCTGGCCGCCGTATGGCGCGTGGTCGAGGAGCCGCGCGGGCTAGAGACGCGGCCGTTGCTCGACTGGGTGGATAGCCAGAACGGCTGCTGGCGCTGCCACGTGGCCTACGAGTGCAACGCGGCCTGCCCGTCGGAGGTCTACCCCGGCGACAAGATCATGGCCCTGCGCCGCGAGTTGACCAAGCGCAAGTTCCGTGGGTTCTTTGGGAGAAGATGATATGCACGACATTCAACCGACCACCGATCCGGCGCGGCCCAAGTCGCCGTTGCGGGCCTGGTTCGATATTCGCGGCCGGGGGCTGGGGACGTTGGCCTTTGCCCTCAATCGCCTGACGGCCATCGGCCTGACGATCTATCTCTTCCTGCATCTGGTCGTGCTGAGTCAGTTGTTGCGCGGCCCGGAGGGCTGGAACAGCTTCGTGGCCCTGGCCCGCTCGCCGCTGTTCCTGGCGCTCGACGTCGTGCTGCTGTTCGGCGTGGTCTATCACATGTTCAACGGCATCCGCGTGGCTCTGGTGGGCATGGGCGTGGCCCATCGGCAGCAGCGCGGCTTGTTCTATGGCCTGGTGGGCATCGGCCTGGTCTTGTTCGTCGTTGGGGCAGTCCTGATCTTCACCAAGTGACGCCGCCATTGCGCCAGAGGAGTTAATCGATGGATAACACGATCTCTCGCCGCTCGCTCGATCAAATGGCCGCCCAGCGCGACCGCTCCGGCTCCATGTGGCTCGTCCAGGCCATCACCGGGCTGCTGCTGGTGGCCCTGCTGGGCACGCACATGATCGTCCACCACTTCGTCGTCGAGGGCGGTCTGCGCGACTTCCAGCAAGTGATGGACTACGTATCGAACCCCCTCGTCATGGTCATCGAGATATTATTCGTCATCTGCGCCACGGTCCACGGGCTGCTGGGGGTGCGCTCGATTCTGGTTGACCTGCGGCCGAGCGCCCGCGCGCTGGGTATCATCGAATGGGGTTTGCGGATCGTGGGCCTGGTCACCATTGTCTACGGCATCTATCTGGCCGTGGCCCTGCAACGGATGGCGGGTTAGCCATGACCAAAAAAGCCGCGCCGCCCGCCGCGCCCAAAGAGGAACCATCTCCGCCAACGGACAACCGCTGGTACTGGATTCGGACGGCGCTGATCACCGTGTTGACCTTCGCCGTCGTCATGTGGTACGCCTATCCGGCCCGCGGCAACGTCGCCATCCTGTGGGCGGGCGGGCTGGCCGCGGCTATTCTGGCCTATTTCGTATTCAGTTATTACAAGCTCTATCGCTAACATGATCACGCGGGTGGGAGACGACGCTTCGGTCTGGGAAAGCCGCTGGGCGCCTTATGATGAGGCCGTCTATGGGCGCGTCCTGGAGTGGGTGCCGGACGGCGCGGCCGTGCTCGACATCGGCGCCGGCGATCTGCGGCTGGCGCGGCGGCTGGCGCGGCGGGCGCGAGTGGTCTACGCCATCGAGCAGCACGCCGGCCTGATTGCCGGGCCGCCATTGCCCGACAATCTGATCGTCACCATCGGCGACGCCCGCGCCCTGCCCTTTCCGCCGGTCGACGTGGCCGTGCTGTTGATGCGCCATTGCCGCCATTTCGCCCTCTATCGCCGCAAGCTGGAAGCTGTTGGCTGCGCCCGGCTCATCACCAACGCCCGCTGGGGGCTGGACGTGGAATGGATCGACCTGACGGCCCGGCCGCGGCCCTATGCCGGGTTGGCGCTGGGCTGGTACGCCTGCCGCTGCGGCGCGACCGGCTTTCGCCCCGGCCAGCCGGAGGAGCTGACACCTGAACTGGCGGAAACTATTTTTGAAGTAGACGATTGCCCCGAGTGCTATCATGGTCGGAATCGTTATCGTCTCTCATAGCGCCCGGTTGGCCGAGGGGGTGCGCGAGCTGGCCCAGCAGATGACGCAGGGGCGTGTACCGCTGGCCCTCGCCGGGGGCCTCGATGACCCCGAACACCCCATCGGCACCGACACCATGAAGGTACTGGCGGCCATCGACGCCGTCTATAGCCCCGACGGCGTGGTGGTGCTCATGGATTTAGGCAGCGCCCTGCTGAGCGCCGAGACGGCATTGGAGTTTCTGCCCGACGATCGGCGCGGCCACGTCTTCCTGAGCCGGGCGCCGCTGGTGGAAGGGGCGCTGGCCGCCGCCGTCCAATCCATGATTGGCGCGCCCGTGGCCCAGGTGCTGGCCGAGGCCGAGAGCGCGCTGGGCGCGAAACAGGAGCAACTGGGCGGCGCGGCCGAACCATCCCCGGCCGCCGCCCCACCGCCCCCCGCCGAACCGGCCGCCGAGCAAATCACCCTGCTGGTGGGCAACCGCCTGGGTCTCCACGCCCGCCCGGCGGCCCGCTTCGTCGCCACCGCCGCGCGCTACGAGGCCGACGTGCGCGTGCGCAAGGGGGACAAATCGGCCAATGCCAAGAGCATGAACCAGGTCGCCATTCTCGGCGTGCGCCAGGGGGACGCCATCGTCGTCAGCGCCGCCGGCCCCGACGCCGCCGCCGTGCTGGCCGCCCTCTCTGCTCTGGCCGCCGACAACTTCGGCGACCCGCAAGATACGAGCGATGAGCAACGAGCTACAAGTGCGACGACGATCCCCATCCCCCCTGCCCCCCTGCTCCCCCGCTCCCCTGCTCCGCCCACCGACGCCTTGCCCGGCATCGCCGCCTCCCCCGGCGTGGCCGTAGGGCCGGCGGTGCTCTACCGGCCGCGCCTGCCGGAGGTGATCGCCCGGCTGGTGGACGACCCGGCGGCCGAATGGCAACGCCTGTTGGATGCCATCGCCGCCGCGCGCCAGGAGATCGAAGCGCTGCATCGCCACGCGCTGGGTCAGGTCGGCCGCGAGGAGGCGGCCATCTTCGAGGCCCACCTGCTCTTCCTGGAAGACCCGACCACGCTCGACGCCGCGCGGGCCACGATATTGGCCGAGTCGCTCAACGCCGAGGCCGCCTGGCAGCGCGAGACGGAGGCGCTGGCCGCGACCTTCGCCGAACTGGAAGACGCCTATCTGCGCGCCCGCGCCGCCGACATCGAGGACGTGGCCCGCCGCGTACTGCGCCGTCTGATGGGCGTCGCCCCGCCGGCCCTCAATTTTGCCGCGCCGTCGGTGCTCATCGCCGCCGATTTATCGCCGTCGGACACGGCGCGGCTCGATCGGGCGCAGGTGCTGGCGATCTGCACCGAGTTGGGCGCGGCCACGGCCCACAGCGCCATACTGGCCCGCGCGCTGGGCATTCCGGCCGTCGTCGGCCTAGGCCCAAACGTGTGGCAGGTGGCCGACGGGCAGCGCGTGGCCGTCGATGGCGACGCCGGGGCGCTATGGCCGCAACCGGACGAGGCGCAACTGGCCGACTTCAACGCCCGGCGCGCGGCGTGGCTGGCCGACCAGCGCCGGGCGCAGGCTGCCGGGCAGGCCGCGGCCGTCACCCGCGACGGCCACGCCATCGAGATCGCCGCCAACATCGGCGGCCCCCACGATGTCGGCCCGGCTTTGGCCTATGGGGCCGAGGGCGTGGGCCTGTTCCGCACCGAGTTCCTGTTCATGGATCGGCCGGCCGCGCCCAGCGAAGCGGAGCAACTGGCGGCCTACCGGCAGGCGGCCCGGCTGGTGGGCGACCGGCCGCTGATCATCCGCACCCTCGACGTGGGCGGCGACAAGCCGCTGCCCTATCTCGACCTGGGCCAGGAGGCCAACCCGTTTCTGGGCTGGCGGGCCATTCGTTTCTGCCTGGTCCGGCCCGACATTTTCATGCCGCAACTGCGGGCCATCCTGCGGGCGGGCGTCGATGAGGACGGCACGCGGCGCAACGTGCAGATCATGTTCCCGATGATCGGCGCGCCAGACGAGTTGCGCGCGGCGCGGGCCATGCTGGAGCGCGCCGCCGACGAACTGCGGGCCGAGGGGCTGCCCTTCGCCGAGGACATGGCCGTGGGGATCATGATCGAAGTGCCGTCGGCCGTGGCCGTGGCCGACCTGCTGGCCCGCGAGGTCGATTTCTTCAGCATCGGCACCAACGACCTGACCCAGTACGTCATGGCCGCCGACCGGGGCAACGCCCGCGTGGCCGGGCTGGCCGACGCCTTCCAGCCCGCGGTGTTGCGGCTGGTGCGCGACGCGGCCGTGGCCGCCCACGCGGCGGGCATCTGGATCGGCATGTGCGGCGAACTGGCCGGCAACCCCCTGGCGACGCCGCTGCTGCTGGGGCTGGGGCTGGACGAGTTGAGCATGAGCGCCCCGGCCATCCCGGCGGTCAAGGCCGCGGTGCGCGAGATGACGCTGGATGAGGCGCGGCGGATCGCCGGGGCGGTGTTGGCGTTGGATTCGGCGGAGGCGGTGAGGGGCTATTTGAGCCGGCTGGGGTCGGAATGATTTGAGGTCGCGCCGGGTTCATGCGTTTTGACGAATTAATGCGGATAACCCAGGTGTAGGGGCCAGGCAACCGGGAAGGGATTTGGCCGATAACCTGAGCCTCCGCTCCCGGTTGCCTGGCCCTCTGGAGCGAAGAGGGCTAGGCGACGGCGAGACAACGTTCTATGTTCGGACCAGGTTAGTCGCCGTCGCCTAGCCCCTACGACCGGCCAGACGTGGCCCCTCTACGGCCTTGGCTGAAGAGAGGCGAGGCGGCGGCGAGACGAGATTCATTGCTCCAACAACGCCTATCGCCGCCGCTGCCCCCTACACCACATTAATTTGAAAATTTCCAAAAACGCACTGGAAAGGTGCCGCGCCACCTCTTCAACCGGCTTCAGCCGGGTTTTGTGTGCCAGCGGCGGGTTTGAACCCGCCGCAATTAGGCGCCAACATTCGTAAGCGTGCATTTAGACCGCCGCGACACCCTCCAGCACCCGCCGAATCGCCACCTCATCCCCAGCCGCCACCAGTTGGGCGATCAGGTCGGGGTCTTGCAGCACGCCGGCGATCTCCTGGAGCATCTCCACCTGCGATTTAGCCTCCTCCATCGCCATCAGGATCACCAGTTGCACCGGCACAGCCTCATCGGGGTCGATCATGTTGCGGAATTCGACCGGCCGGGCCAGCGTCGCCAGGGCCAGGGCGGGCGTGATGACGTGTTCGATGTCGGTATGGGGAATGGCGGCGTTGAATTGGCCGTCGAGGGGCAGGCCGGTGGGCAGTTGCGCCTCGCGGTCGAGCGCGGCCTGGACGAAGGTAGCGCGGACGCAGCCGGCGGCGTGCAGACGCTGGCCGAGGGCGGTGATGACGGCGCGCCAATCGGCCGCGTCGAGGTGGACACAGACGGCGGTGGGGGCGAGTAAGTCAAGAATTCGGGTCGAGGCCATGAGGCACACCTATTTGCTTTGTTTTTCCCGCGGCGCGGGCGCGGCCGGCTGTTCGGCATAAAGCGCGGCCAACGCGTCGGGCGGAAGGAGTTGTTGCAGGGCGCGGGCGGTCTTGAGCCGG is drawn from Candidatus Promineifilum breve and contains these coding sequences:
- the dhaL gene encoding dihydroxyacetone kinase subunit DhaL: MVTKEQIVRWLELTTAVLSDNRDYLTQLDAAIGDADHGTNMDRGFQKVAEKLPTVADKDIGNILKTVGMTLISSVGGASGPLYGTFFQRGGMAADAKEELSDDDLVTTLQGAVDGVQARGRAQPGDKTMMDALLPAMVALRAAVAEGRGSAAAVAAAVAAAEQGMKDTIPLQARKGRASYLGERSIGHQDPGATSSYLILNALLEAIGE
- a CDS encoding class I SAM-dependent methyltransferase; this encodes MITRVGDDASVWESRWAPYDEAVYGRVLEWVPDGAAVLDIGAGDLRLARRLARRARVVYAIEQHAGLIAGPPLPDNLIVTIGDARALPFPPVDVAVLLMRHCRHFALYRRKLEAVGCARLITNARWGLDVEWIDLTARPRPYAGLALGWYACRCGATGFRPGQPEELTPELAETIFEVDDCPECYHGRNRYRLS
- the ptsP gene encoding phosphoenolpyruvate--protein phosphotransferase; this encodes MVGIVIVSHSARLAEGVRELAQQMTQGRVPLALAGGLDDPEHPIGTDTMKVLAAIDAVYSPDGVVVLMDLGSALLSAETALEFLPDDRRGHVFLSRAPLVEGALAAAVQSMIGAPVAQVLAEAESALGAKQEQLGGAAEPSPAAAPPPPAEPAAEQITLLVGNRLGLHARPAARFVATAARYEADVRVRKGDKSANAKSMNQVAILGVRQGDAIVVSAAGPDAAAVLAALSALAADNFGDPQDTSDEQRATSATTIPIPPAPLLPRSPAPPTDALPGIAASPGVAVGPAVLYRPRLPEVIARLVDDPAAEWQRLLDAIAAARQEIEALHRHALGQVGREEAAIFEAHLLFLEDPTTLDAARATILAESLNAEAAWQRETEALAATFAELEDAYLRARAADIEDVARRVLRRLMGVAPPALNFAAPSVLIAADLSPSDTARLDRAQVLAICTELGAATAHSAILARALGIPAVVGLGPNVWQVADGQRVAVDGDAGALWPQPDEAQLADFNARRAAWLADQRRAQAAGQAAAVTRDGHAIEIAANIGGPHDVGPALAYGAEGVGLFRTEFLFMDRPAAPSEAEQLAAYRQAARLVGDRPLIIRTLDVGGDKPLPYLDLGQEANPFLGWRAIRFCLVRPDIFMPQLRAILRAGVDEDGTRRNVQIMFPMIGAPDELRAARAMLERAADELRAEGLPFAEDMAVGIMIEVPSAVAVADLLAREVDFFSIGTNDLTQYVMAADRGNARVAGLADAFQPAVLRLVRDAAVAAHAAGIWIGMCGELAGNPLATPLLLGLGLDELSMSAPAIPAVKAAVREMTLDEARRIAGAVLALDSAEAVRGYLSRLGSE
- a CDS encoding PTS sugar transporter subunit IIA codes for the protein MASTRILDLLAPTAVCVHLDAADWRAVITALGQRLHAAGCVRATFVQAALDREAQLPTGLPLDGQFNAAIPHTDIEHVITPALALATLARPVEFRNMIDPDEAVPVQLVILMAMEEAKSQVEMLQEIAGVLQDPDLIAQLVAAGDEVAIRRVLEGVAAV
- a CDS encoding succinate dehydrogenase/fumarate reductase iron-sulfur subunit; amino-acid sequence: MAEQLIDFKVFRYKQGQAEPTYQTFRTPCDENTTVLVALQDIRRDQDSSLILRHSCHHASCGTCGLRINGREELGCVVKVLELGTATVTVEPMRNMPVISDLVVNMAPFYDRFNRAGLPFIRESEYLDEAEVAEGLESYSRCENCIECNLCVSACPIMGSDELYLGPATLAAVWRVVEEPRGLETRPLLDWVDSQNGCWRCHVAYECNAACPSEVYPGDKIMALRRELTKRKFRGFFGRR
- a CDS encoding succinate dehydrogenase translates to MHDIQPTTDPARPKSPLRAWFDIRGRGLGTLAFALNRLTAIGLTIYLFLHLVVLSQLLRGPEGWNSFVALARSPLFLALDVVLLFGVVYHMFNGIRVALVGMGVAHRQQRGLFYGLVGIGLVLFVVGAVLIFTK
- a CDS encoding FAD-dependent oxidoreductase encodes the protein MASFHAVIIGGGGTGAAVAHDLTLRGYKVTLVERGEVTSGTTGRHHGLLHSGARYAVNDKESAVECIEENMILRRIAPGSFELNDGLFIALTEEEAAYSHEFIEACHECGIPARRLTAREVLEREPNVNPKVLMGVQVPDATMDAMRMPLRFFATAQHAGATIKPYTEVVDFIKRGNAVSAIRVRDHTTNKEYEIGGDIFISAAGAWSGRVGDMVGVDVPIRPSPGVMLAVRGRLCNMVVNRLHKSGDGDIIVPQRALSVIGTSSWVVEDPDNLGLPQDHIDMMIKYGSELVPGVRTAPFRAAWSAARPLIGPRGADTGRELSRTFKCFDHADEGVEGFVTITGGKATTLRGMAETTANVVCRKMGYEAPCGTRDFVLLPHTAYYA
- the glpK gene encoding glycerol kinase GlpK, translated to MADYVAAVDQGTTSTRCMIFNHHGLPVGIHQMEHKQIYPQAGWVEHDPMEIWARTQDVIKGALKNAGITAKDIAAVGITNQRETTVVWDKKTGQPYYNAIVWQDTRTDKLIKDFEGNVGQNRFRDKVGLPLATYFSGPKVRWILDNVPEAKAAAERGDAVFGNIDTWVIWNLTGGVDGGAHVTDVSNASRTMLMNLKTLDWDADIAQIMGVPLSMLPKVMPSSAVYGHTRENGPFGGRIPVSGDLGDQQAATVGQAALSPGEAKNTYGTGCFMIMNTGTEIVPSKNGLLTTLCYKFGDKPAVYALEGSIAITGALVQWLRDNLNFFDYSPHIEDYAKSVEDNGGVYFVPAFSGLFAPYWKSDARGAIVGLTRYVNKGHIARAALEATAYQTREVLDAMNADSGVPLTALKVDGGMVYNDTLMQFQADVLGVPVIRPQVAETTALGAAYAAGLAVGFWKSEDDIRENWAMAKTWEPDPDSKAGTENYRMWKKAVTRTFDWVEH